Proteins from one Actinobacillus delphinicola genomic window:
- a CDS encoding leucyl aminopeptidase, with translation MQYLAKNQALNTVQDSIVIGVFEDHQLTPSAKEFDDLTQHYLTNLLKSGEITAKTGEITLLRNVPNSPAKRVFVVGCGKENALSVRDYKKIYHSLLKEIEKTQAKTVVSYLNEIALQDRHLLWQLRFAIESMQDARYVFDEFKSKKTPNTSPLEEVIFVVKPEQEANAAEIIKEAVAIEYGVKQTKDLANCPPNVCNPAYLATQAEALAARSNKIEVQIVDEKEMQELGMTSYLAVSQGSANEAKMSIMTYRNNPNPNAKPIVLVGKGLTFDAGGISLKPGAGMDEMKYDMCGAATVFGVMNALAELDLPINVIGVMAGCENMPDGNAYRPGDIVTTMSGLTVEVLNTDAEGRLVLCDALTYVKRFEPELVIDMATLTGACVIALGSHNSGLMTEDEALAEALLTAANETQDKAWRLPIGEEYNEQLKSNFADLANIGGRWGGACTAGAFLSNFTKDYRWAHLDIAGTAWKQGAEKGASGRPVHLVMQYLLNQVK, from the coding sequence ATGCAATATCTTGCAAAAAACCAAGCACTTAATACGGTGCAAGACAGCATCGTTATCGGGGTTTTTGAAGATCATCAGCTCACCCCGAGTGCAAAAGAATTCGATGATTTAACTCAGCATTATCTAACCAACCTTCTTAAAAGTGGTGAAATTACCGCAAAAACTGGTGAAATTACCCTTTTACGAAATGTACCAAATAGCCCAGCCAAACGTGTTTTTGTTGTAGGTTGCGGTAAAGAAAACGCACTTAGCGTACGTGACTACAAAAAAATCTACCATTCACTTTTAAAAGAAATTGAAAAAACACAAGCAAAAACAGTTGTAAGTTATTTGAATGAAATTGCATTGCAAGACCGTCATCTTTTATGGCAACTTCGTTTTGCTATTGAAAGTATGCAAGACGCACGTTATGTGTTTGATGAATTTAAAAGTAAAAAAACACCAAATACCTCTCCATTAGAAGAAGTCATCTTCGTTGTTAAACCAGAACAAGAAGCAAATGCTGCAGAAATTATCAAAGAAGCAGTAGCAATTGAATATGGTGTAAAACAAACCAAAGATCTTGCAAATTGCCCACCAAACGTGTGCAATCCAGCATACCTTGCAACACAAGCAGAAGCTTTGGCAGCACGTTCAAATAAAATTGAAGTACAAATTGTTGACGAAAAAGAGATGCAAGAATTAGGCATGACGTCTTATCTTGCTGTTTCTCAAGGTAGTGCAAACGAAGCAAAAATGTCTATCATGACTTATCGCAATAATCCGAATCCAAATGCAAAACCAATTGTACTTGTTGGTAAAGGTCTAACCTTTGATGCTGGTGGTATTTCACTTAAACCAGGTGCAGGCATGGACGAAATGAAATACGACATGTGTGGTGCTGCAACAGTGTTTGGGGTAATGAATGCACTTGCTGAGCTTGATTTACCAATTAATGTTATTGGTGTAATGGCGGGTTGTGAAAATATGCCTGATGGTAATGCTTATCGCCCAGGTGATATCGTGACAACAATGAGTGGATTAACAGTTGAAGTATTAAATACCGATGCGGAAGGTCGTCTAGTACTTTGCGATGCGTTGACCTATGTAAAACGTTTTGAACCAGAACTTGTTATTGACATGGCAACCTTAACGGGAGCTTGTGTTATTGCATTAGGTTCACATAATAGTGGTTTAATGACAGAAGATGAAGCACTTGCAGAGGCATTACTAACTGCAGCGAATGAAACTCAAGATAAAGCATGGCGTTTACCAATTGGTGAAGAGTATAACGAACAACTTAAATCAAATTTTGCAGATCTCGCAAACATTGGTGGACGTTGGGGCGGTGCATGTACTGCGGGGGCTTTCTTATCTAACTTCACAAAAGATTATCGTTGGGCTCATTTAGATATTGCAGGTACAGCTTGGAAACAAGGTGCAGAAAAAGGCGCTAGCGGACGTCCAGTTCACTTGGTAATGCAATATTTACTTAACCAAGTAAAATAA